From the Peromyscus leucopus breed LL Stock chromosome 8b, UCI_PerLeu_2.1, whole genome shotgun sequence genome, one window contains:
- the LOC114688552 gene encoding LOW QUALITY PROTEIN: olfactory receptor-like protein I9 (The sequence of the model RefSeq protein was modified relative to this genomic sequence to represent the inferred CDS: inserted 1 base in 1 codon) gives MTRWNQTVVSQFLLLGLPXPTEHQQLFYVLFLAMYLITVMGNLIIIIIILLDSHLHTPMYLFLSNLSFSDLCFSSVTMPKLLQNMQSQVPSIPYAGCLAQIYFFLFFGVMESFLLVVMAYDRYVAICFPLHYTIIMSVKLCVSLVLLSWVLTTLHAMLHTLLMARLSFCEDNMIPHYFCDVSTLLKLACSNTHDNELAIFILEGPIVVLPFLLIIVSYAKLVSFIFKVPSSQGIRKAFSTCGSHLSVVSLFYGPIIGLYLCPSANNSTVKGTVMSLMYTVVTPMLNPFIYSLRNRDVKGALERVVCKKQILSFQ, from the exons ATGACTAGATGGAACCAAACTGttgtctcccagttcctcctcctgggCCTAC ATCCAACAGAGCACCAGCAGCTGTTCTATGTCCTGTTCCTGGCCATGTACCTCATTACTGTCATGGGgaacctcatcatcatcatcatcattctactggactcccatctccacactcccatgtacttATTTCTCAGCAACCtgtccttctctgacctctgcttctcctctgtcACAATGCCCAAATTGCTGCAGAACATGCAGAGCCAAGTCCCCTCCATCCCCTATGCAGGCTGCTTGGCACAAatatacttctttcttttttttggagtcATGGAGAGTTTCCTTCTTGTagtcatggcctatgaccgctatgtggccatctgcttcCCCCTTCATTACACCATTATCATGAGTGTTAAGCTCTGTGTGAGTCTGGTGTTGCTGTCCTGGGTGCTGACCACACTTCATGCCATGCTGCACACTCTGCTCATGGCTAGACTGTCATTCTGTGAGGACAACATGATACCCCACTATTTCTGTGATGTGTCTACTCTGCTGAAACTGGCTTGTTCTAACACTCATGACAATGAATTGGCAATATTTATCTTGGAAGGCCCGATAGTTGTACTCCCTTTCCTTCTCATCATTGTTTCCTATGCAAAACTTGTTTCCTTCATCTTCAAGGTCCCTTCTTCTCAAGGTATCCGTAAAGCCTTTTCTACCTGTGGCTCCCACCTGTCTGTAGTGTCACTATTTTATGGGCCAATCATTGGTCTCTACTTATGTCCTTCAGCTAATAACTCTACTGTGAAGGGGACTGTCATGTCTTTGATGTACACAGTGGTGACTCCCATGCTGAACCCCTTCATCTACAGCTTGAGAAACAGAGATGTGAAGGGAGCATTAGAAAGAGTAGTTTGCAAAAAGCAAATTCTCTCATTCCAGTGA
- the LOC114688554 gene encoding olfactory receptor 1: MTDGNQTVISQFLLLGLPIPQEQQHLFYSLFLAMYLITVLGNLIIIILILLDSHLHTPMYLFLSNLSFSDLCFSSVTMPKLLQNMQSQDPSIPYAGCLAQIYFFLFFGDLGNFLLVAMAYDRYVAICFPLHYNSIMSPKLCVSLVLLSWVLTTFHAMLHTLLMARLSFCKDNVIPHYFCDMSALLKLSCSDTYVNEVVIFIVVSIFLILPFALIIMSYVRIVSSILKVPSSQGIRKAFSTCGSHLSVVSLFYGTVIGLYLCPSANNSTVKDTVMSLMYTVVTPMLNPFIYSLRNRDIKEALERIFCKKKIQLNL, encoded by the coding sequence ATGACAGACGGGAACCAAACTGtcatctcccagttcctcctcctgggCCTGCCCATCCCCCAAGAGCAACAGCACCTGTTCTATTCCCTGTTCCTGGCCATGTACCTCATCACTGTCCTGGGaaacctcatcatcatcatcctcattctACTGGactcccatctccacacacccatgtacttgtTTCTCAGCAACttgtccttctctgacctctgcttctcctctgtcACAATGCCCAAATTGCTGCAGAACATGCAGAGCCAGGACCCATCCATCCCTTATGCAGGCTGCCTGGCACAAATatacttctttctgttttttggagACCTTGGGAACTTCCTCCTTgtggccatggcctatgaccgctatgtggccatctgcttcCCCCTTCACTACAACAGTATCATGAGTCCTAAACTCTGTGTGAGTCTGGTGTTGCTGTCCTGGGTGCTGACCACATTCCATGCCATGCTGCACACCCTGCTCATGGCCAGATTGTCTTTCTGTAAGGACAACGTGATCCCCCACTATTTCTGTGACATGTCCGCTCTGCTAAAGCTGTCCTGCTCTGACACCTATGTTAATGAGGTGGTGATATTTATTGTGGTCAGCATCTTTCTTATCCTTCCATTTGCACTCATTATCATGTCCTATGTACGAATTGTCTCCTCCATTCTCAAGGTCCCTTCTTCACAAGGTATCCGTAAAGCCTTTTCTACCTGTGGCTCCCACCTGTCTGTAGTGTCACTGTTCTATGGGACAGTCATTGGTCTCTATTTATGTCCTTCTGCTAATAACTCTACTGTGAAGGATACTGTTATGTCTTTGATGTACACAGTGGTGACCCCCATGCTGAATCCcttcatctacagcctgaggaataGAGACATAAAGGAGGCTCTGGAAAGAAtcttttgcaaaaagaaaattcaactAAACCTATGA